One window of the Vicinamibacterales bacterium genome contains the following:
- a CDS encoding cellulose synthase family protein, which translates to MTPTETLILGAYFFILSILAVYGWHRYYLVYLYMKHKDDKVAIPAVPDQWPVVTIQLPLYNEMYVVDRLVEAVCRIDYPKDRMEIQILDDSTDETQDIARLAAQRHVAQGFDVQYIHRDDRTGYKAGALDAGLKVARGRYVAIFDADFVPSADFLIRTVPYFADPKVAMVQARWTHLNQDYSLLTKVQSILLDAHFVLEHGGRNRSGRFFNFNGTAGIWRPEAIADGGGWQHDTLTEDLDLSYRTQLKGWQFVFLPDVEAPAEVPVEMNAFKSQQHRWAKGSIQTCLKLLPHILRSNAPFHVKAEAFMHLTANFNYLLMSVLCVLIFPSMVIRYNMGWYEMLLIDVPLFFAATASVANFYIVSQRELYPQTWMSRLRYLPFLMSIGIGLSVNNTRAVIEALLDKKSEFARTPKYGVVQRDTDDWQNKKYRQSVAIQPLVELMLGLYFTWTVFYALANGIYATVPFLMLFQVGFLYTGVLSVVQQYAGDAVVLKTEVAK; encoded by the coding sequence ATGACGCCCACTGAAACCCTGATCCTCGGGGCGTATTTCTTCATCCTCAGCATTCTCGCCGTGTACGGCTGGCACCGCTACTACCTTGTGTATCTTTACATGAAGCACAAGGACGACAAAGTGGCGATTCCCGCCGTCCCCGACCAATGGCCCGTCGTGACCATTCAACTGCCGCTGTACAACGAGATGTACGTGGTGGACCGGTTGGTCGAGGCCGTGTGCCGGATTGACTACCCGAAGGATCGGATGGAAATCCAGATCCTGGACGATTCGACCGACGAGACACAGGACATCGCCCGCCTCGCCGCGCAGCGCCACGTCGCCCAGGGATTCGACGTTCAGTACATCCACCGCGACGACCGCACCGGCTACAAGGCCGGCGCGCTCGACGCCGGGCTGAAGGTGGCCCGCGGCCGCTACGTGGCCATCTTCGACGCCGACTTCGTCCCATCGGCGGATTTCCTGATCCGCACGGTGCCGTACTTCGCCGATCCGAAGGTGGCCATGGTGCAGGCGCGCTGGACGCACCTCAACCAGGACTACTCGCTCCTCACCAAGGTGCAGTCCATCCTGCTCGACGCGCACTTCGTGCTCGAGCATGGTGGCCGCAACCGATCGGGCCGGTTCTTCAATTTCAACGGCACGGCCGGCATCTGGCGCCCTGAAGCCATCGCGGATGGCGGCGGCTGGCAGCACGACACGCTCACCGAGGACCTCGATCTCAGCTACCGGACGCAGCTCAAAGGCTGGCAGTTCGTGTTCCTGCCCGACGTGGAAGCGCCGGCGGAAGTCCCGGTCGAGATGAACGCCTTCAAGTCGCAGCAGCACCGGTGGGCCAAGGGCTCGATTCAGACCTGCCTCAAGCTGCTGCCGCACATCCTCCGCTCGAACGCTCCCTTCCACGTGAAGGCCGAGGCGTTCATGCACCTCACGGCGAACTTCAACTACCTGCTGATGTCCGTGCTGTGCGTGTTGATCTTCCCGTCGATGGTCATCCGCTACAACATGGGCTGGTACGAGATGCTGCTCATCGACGTACCGCTGTTCTTCGCGGCCACGGCCTCGGTGGCGAATTTCTATATCGTGTCGCAACGGGAACTGTATCCGCAGACCTGGATGTCGCGCCTGCGGTACCTGCCGTTCCTGATGTCCATCGGCATCGGATTGTCGGTGAACAACACGCGCGCGGTCATCGAGGCGCTGCTCGACAAGAAGAGTGAGTTCGCCCGCACGCCGAAATACGGCGTCGTGCAGCGCGACACGGACGACTGGCAGAACAAGAAATACCGGCAGTCGGTCGCCATTCAGCCGCTCGTCGAGTTGATGCTCGGCCTCTACTTCACCTGGACGGTGTTCTACGCCCTGGCGAACGGCATCTACGCGACCGTGCCGTTCCTGATGCTCTTCCAGGTCGGCTTCCTCTACACCGGCGTCCTCTCGGTCGTTCAACAGTACGCCGGCGACGCGGTGGTGCTGAAGACCGAGGTGGCGAAGTAG